A genomic window from Silene latifolia isolate original U9 population chromosome 11, ASM4854445v1, whole genome shotgun sequence includes:
- the LOC141610667 gene encoding putative protease Do-like 14 isoform X2, producing MPSITNSPHLISQGLRKKKRVEHVAGSKAILDNLEMDLTAKASPWLVSIFSYHVPDDMAEHETGTQIYVYKKSRGDEIIFRGSGIIVECEQLVGGKYSNIILTAASLFERTNGVLPHQVKVDVYLSDGKLFKGRVIACDFHYNLAAIRIVSYFPIQTATFKSLDDTLSIYPTHGLQQMLPHSNLFKIVPGTKIIRLVHSYQPAGRLSISSGVFSDTFKRTLLNCNELYWVKHANANDRCGGPVTNYSGEVIGIGFYRQPFLPANIVSRWWEHFKSCGQYRRPWLGVEVANLYSSNLEFLEHFMMKFPNISTGVVVAEVTQDSPASCSGIRPKDVIVECNGKVVSSKLQFFDVIWDMVGKSVEFNILRESTGEKLKLCLIVGDTTPDKFYKWRRPDWIAISKKQNMLTVTPDDFVCLRNLSLDYERRL from the exons ATGCCGTCAATCACCAATTCACCACACTTAATATCGCAAG GATTGAGAAAGAAGAAACGTGTAGAACATGTTGCGGGATCGAAAGCTATACTTGATAACTTAGAGATGGACCTAACTGCCAAAGCTTCACCTTGGCTCGTTTCCATCTTTTCTTATCATGTTCCTG ATGATATGGCGGAGCACGAAACAGGAACACAAATATATGTCTACAAAAAAAGCCGAGGAGATGAGATTATATTTAGGGGGTCTGGGATTATAGTAGAATGCGAGCAACTCGTGGGTGGTAAATATTCTAATATTATATTGACCGCTGCATCTCTATTTGAACGCACAAATGGCGTCTTACCTCATCAAGTTAAGGTTGATGTGTATTTATCAGACGGTAAATTATTCAAAGGTCGAGTCATTGCTTGTGATTTTCACTACAATCTCGCTGCAATCCGAATTGTATCCTATTTTCCGATACAAACTGCCACTTTTAAGTCTTTGGATGATACCCTTTCTATTTATCCTACTCATGGACTTCAGCAAATGCTTCCTCATTCTAACTTATTTAAGATTGTTCCCGGAACCAAGATTATTAGGCTTGTTCATAGTTATCAACCCGCTGGCCGTCTTTCTATTTCTTCTGGTGTTTTCAG TGATACTTTTAAGAGAACTTTATTGAATTGCAATGAGCTCTATTGGGTCAAGCATGCCAACGCAAAT GATAGATGTGGGGGACCTGTTACGAACTACTCTGGAGAAGTCATTGGTATTGGTTTTTATAGACAACCATTTCTACCAGCAAACATAGTTTCAAGGTGGTGGGAGCATTTTAAAAGTTGTGG GCAATACCGTCGACCTTGGCTTGGCGTGGAAGTTGCCAATCTTTACTCTTCAAATCTAGAGTTTCTGGAGCATTTTATGATGAAGTTCCCTAATATCTCCACAGGTGTTGTTGTGGCAGAG GTCACGCAGGACTCGCCAGCATCTTGTTCTGGAATACGCCCTAAAGATGTTATCGTAGAATGCAATGGGAAGGTGGTCTCCAGTAAATTACAG TTTTTTGACGTGATCTGGGATATGGTTGGGAAATCAGTAGAGTTCAATATATTAAGAGAAAGTACCGGCGAAAAGCTCAAGCTATGCTTGATTGTTGGAGATACTACCCCAGATAAATTCTACAA GTGGCGGCGACCTGATTGGATAGCAATTAGCAAGAAGCAGAACATGCTTACAGTTACACCTGACGATTTTGTATGTTTGAGAAATCTTAGTCTCGATTATGAACGTCGATTATGA
- the LOC141610667 gene encoding putative protease Do-like 14 isoform X1, translating into MPSITNSPHLISQGLRKKKRVEHVAGSKAILDNLEMDLTAKASPWLVSIFSYHVPDDMAEHETGTQIYVYKKSRGDEIIFRGSGIIVECEQLVGGKYSNIILTAASLFERTNGVLPHQVKVDVYLSDGKLFKGRVIACDFHYNLAAIRIVSYFPIQTATFKSLDDTLSIYPTHGLQQMLPHSNLFKIVPGTKIIRLVHSYQPAGRLSISSGVFSDTFKRTLLNCNELYWVKHANANVDRCGGPVTNYSGEVIGIGFYRQPFLPANIVSRWWEHFKSCGQYRRPWLGVEVANLYSSNLEFLEHFMMKFPNISTGVVVAEVTQDSPASCSGIRPKDVIVECNGKVVSSKLQFFDVIWDMVGKSVEFNILRESTGEKLKLCLIVGDTTPDKFYKWRRPDWIAISKKQNMLTVTPDDFVCLRNLSLDYERRL; encoded by the exons ATGCCGTCAATCACCAATTCACCACACTTAATATCGCAAG GATTGAGAAAGAAGAAACGTGTAGAACATGTTGCGGGATCGAAAGCTATACTTGATAACTTAGAGATGGACCTAACTGCCAAAGCTTCACCTTGGCTCGTTTCCATCTTTTCTTATCATGTTCCTG ATGATATGGCGGAGCACGAAACAGGAACACAAATATATGTCTACAAAAAAAGCCGAGGAGATGAGATTATATTTAGGGGGTCTGGGATTATAGTAGAATGCGAGCAACTCGTGGGTGGTAAATATTCTAATATTATATTGACCGCTGCATCTCTATTTGAACGCACAAATGGCGTCTTACCTCATCAAGTTAAGGTTGATGTGTATTTATCAGACGGTAAATTATTCAAAGGTCGAGTCATTGCTTGTGATTTTCACTACAATCTCGCTGCAATCCGAATTGTATCCTATTTTCCGATACAAACTGCCACTTTTAAGTCTTTGGATGATACCCTTTCTATTTATCCTACTCATGGACTTCAGCAAATGCTTCCTCATTCTAACTTATTTAAGATTGTTCCCGGAACCAAGATTATTAGGCTTGTTCATAGTTATCAACCCGCTGGCCGTCTTTCTATTTCTTCTGGTGTTTTCAG TGATACTTTTAAGAGAACTTTATTGAATTGCAATGAGCTCTATTGGGTCAAGCATGCCAACGCAAATGTT GATAGATGTGGGGGACCTGTTACGAACTACTCTGGAGAAGTCATTGGTATTGGTTTTTATAGACAACCATTTCTACCAGCAAACATAGTTTCAAGGTGGTGGGAGCATTTTAAAAGTTGTGG GCAATACCGTCGACCTTGGCTTGGCGTGGAAGTTGCCAATCTTTACTCTTCAAATCTAGAGTTTCTGGAGCATTTTATGATGAAGTTCCCTAATATCTCCACAGGTGTTGTTGTGGCAGAG GTCACGCAGGACTCGCCAGCATCTTGTTCTGGAATACGCCCTAAAGATGTTATCGTAGAATGCAATGGGAAGGTGGTCTCCAGTAAATTACAG TTTTTTGACGTGATCTGGGATATGGTTGGGAAATCAGTAGAGTTCAATATATTAAGAGAAAGTACCGGCGAAAAGCTCAAGCTATGCTTGATTGTTGGAGATACTACCCCAGATAAATTCTACAA GTGGCGGCGACCTGATTGGATAGCAATTAGCAAGAAGCAGAACATGCTTACAGTTACACCTGACGATTTTGTATGTTTGAGAAATCTTAGTCTCGATTATGAACGTCGATTATGA
- the LOC141610668 gene encoding putative protease Do-like 14 has translation MTSNIQTRRLTGWGIKRILPKEDGVVDVKKLDVKKMDCFIKFAAAKAFPSVVGILSRHLPYDMAYYPKARRAYGISKGEIKRRGELVFWGSGIIYESHRDDDDDETTLNYFTSIIICPAILFVRSNGLDPSDIQVDVCLWDGKVCQGRVIACDFHYNLAAIRIQTPCQLPTATLRNLDDVVPLNHTPIQQKQLQQQHRPPLRAHSTKFNISPETPLITISRSLRPLNAHSVGSGVFTTLGWNKELDYSELYWVKDNNHPEDKGGAVINYLGEVIGLMFYKSSFLPINLVSTWWRNFKSCRQYHRPCIGMKFVNLHATRTKSTNYLRKFLAVFPDVTGGVVVTKAAKDSAAYASGIRCNDVIVKCDGKLVRSSLELFEIVWNKVGIEYVELKVLRVSNGETLELSLKVEQTPPDKFYQWKKTSWNILKHQILLTLGHTAK, from the exons ATGACAAGCAACATACAAACCAGGAGATTGACGGGATGGGGAATAAAGAGGATTCTTCCTAAAGAAGATGGAGTTGTTGATGTCAAAAAGCTTGATGTCAAAAAGATGGATTGTTTTATTAAGTTTGCCGCTGCTAAAGCTTTTCCTTCGGTTGTCGGTATCCTTTCTCGTCATCTTCCTT ATGATATGGCTTATTACCCGAAAGCCCGCCGAGCCTACGGAATCAGCAAAGGTGAAATCAAAAGGCGAGGTGAACTTGTATTTTGGGGTTCTGGTATTATCTATGAATCTCAccgagatgatgatgatgatgaaacgACACTTAATTATTTTACTAGTATCATTATTTGTCCCGCTATACTCTTCGTTCGTAGTAATGGTCTCGACCCTAGTGATATTCAG GTTGATGTGTGTCTATGGGATGGTAAGGTATGTCAAGGTCGAGTTATAGCTTGTGATTTCCACTACAACCTTGCTGCCATTCGGATTCAAACCCCCTGCCAGTTGCCAACTGCCACTCTTAGGAATTTGGACGATGTTGTTCCGTTAAATCACACCCCCATACAGCAGAAGCAGCTGCAGCAGCAACACCGACCTCCATTGCGTGCTCATTCTACGAAATTTAACATTTCACCTGAGACTCCCTTAATCACCATTTCCCGCTCTTTGAGACCCCTTAATGCTCATTCTGTTGGTTCCGGTGTTTTCAC TACACTTGGGTGGAACAAAGAATTGGATTACAGCGAGCTTTATTGGGTCAAGGACAACAACCATCCA GAGGATAAAGGAGGAGCTGTCATCAACTATCTAGGAGAAGTTATTGGACTCATGTTCTATAAGTCTTCTTTCTTACCGATTAACTTAGTTTCAACTTGGTGGAGAAATTTTAAAAGTTGCCG GCAATATCATCGGCCTTGCATTGGTATGAAATTTGTCAATCTTCATGCCACTCGTACTAAATCTACtaattatttgagaaagtttttGGCTGTGTTCCCCGATGTCACTGGAGGTGTTGTTGTCACAAAG GCTGCAAAGGATTCAGCAGCGTATGCTTCCGGTATACGCTGTAACGATGTCATAGTAAAATGTGATGGCAAATTAGTCCGCAGTTCGTTGGAG TTATTCGAGATAGTATGGAACAAAGTTGGAATAGAATATGTTGAGCTTAAGGTTTTGAGAGTGAGCAACGGTGAAACTCTGGAGCTAAGTCTGAAGGTTGAACAGACTCCCCCAGATAAATTCTATCA GTGGAAGAAAACTTCTTGGAATATATTAAAGCATCAGATCCTTTTGACGCTTGGGCATACGGCTaaatga
- the LOC141610669 gene encoding putative protease Do-like 14, protein MTSNIQTRSLKGRGTKRILPKEDDVVDVKKLDVKKMDCSPKFAAAKAFPSVVGIVSRHLPYEMSYLPENPRSVKYRLSKGEIKRRGELVFWGSGIIYESHRDDDDDDDDNDDETTLNYFTSIIICPAILFVRSNGLDPSDIQVDVCLWDGKACQGRVIACDFHYNLAAIRIQTPCQLPTATLRNLDDVVPLNHTPIQQKQLQQQHRPPLRAHSTKFNISPETPLITISRSLRPLNAHSVGSGVFTTLGWNKELDYSELYWVKDNNHPEDKGGAVINYLGEVIGLMFYKSSFLPINLVSTWWRNFKSCRQYHRPCIGMKFVNLHATPTKSTNYVRKLLAVFPDFTGGVVVTKAAKDSAAYASGIRCNDVIVKCDGKLVRSSLELFEIVWNKVGIEYVELKVLRVSNGETLELSLKVEQTPPDKFYQWKKTHWDIIKPGHTGID, encoded by the exons ATGACAAGCAACATACAAACCAGGAGCCTGAAGGGGCGGGGAACAAAGAGGATTCTTCCTAAAGAAGATGATGTTGTTGATGTCAAAAAGCTTGATGTCAAAAAGATGGACTGTTCTCCTAAGTTTGCCGCTGCTAAAGCTTTTCCTTCGGTTGTCGGTATCGTTTCTCGTCATCTTCCTT ATGAGATGTCTTATTTGCCGGAAAACCCCCGATCAGTGAAGTACAGATTGAGCAAAGGTGAAATCAAAAGGCGAGGTGAACTTGTATTTTGGGGTTCTGGTATTATCTATGAATCTCACCgagatgacgatgacgatgatgatgataatgatgatgaaacGACACTTAATTATTTTACTAGTATCATTATTTGTCCCGCTATACTTTTCGTTCGTAGTAATGGTCTCGACCCTAGTGATATTCAG GTTGATGTGTGTCTATGGGATGGTAAGGCATGTCAAGGTCGAGTTATAGCTTGTGATTTCCACTACAACCTTGCTGCCATTCGGATTCAAACCCCCTGCCAGTTGCCAACTGCCACTCTTAGGAATTTGGACGATGTTGTTCCGTTAAATCACACCCCCATACAGCAGAAGCAGCTGCAGCAGCAACACCGACCTCCATTGCGTGCTCATTCTACGAAATTTAACATTTCACCTGAGACTCCCTTAATCACCATTTCCCGCTCTTTGAGACCCCTTAATGCTCATTCTGTTGGTTCCGGTGTTTTCAC TACACTTGGGTGGAACAAAGAATTGGATTACAGCGAGCTTTATTGGGTCAAGGACAACAACCATCCA GAGGATAAAGGAGGAGCTGTCATCAACTATCTAGGAGAAGTTATTGGACTCATGTTCTATAAGTCTTCTTTCTTACCGATTAACTTAGTTTCAACTTGGTGGAGAAATTTTAAAAGTTGCCG GCAATATCATCGGCCTTGCATTGGTATGAAATTTGTCAATCTTCATGCCACTCCTACTAAATCTACTAATTATGTGAGAAAGCTTTTGGCTGTGTTCCCCGATTTCACTGGAGGTGTTGTTGTCACAAAG GCTGCAAAGGATTCAGCAGCGTATGCTTCCGGTATACGCTGTAACGATGTCATAGTAAAATGTGATGGCAAATTAGTCCGCAGTTCGTTGGAG TTATTCGAGATAGTATGGAACAAAGTTGGAATAGAATATGTTGAGCTTAAGGTTTTGAGAGTGAGCAACGGTGAAACTCTGGAGCTAAGTCTGAAGGTTGAACAGACTCCCCCAGATAAATTCTATCA GTGGAAGAAAACTCATTGGGATATAATAAAGCCTGGGCATACGGGGATTGATTGA